In Thunnus thynnus chromosome 17, fThuThy2.1, whole genome shotgun sequence, the genomic window GCAATGGTGATCAGGATTATGAGGACGGCAAAGATGAAGCACAAAGAGTACACGGCCACGCACCACTGCAGTCCTGGGGAGGTGAAGTATTGGTCTTTCTCCAGAGATATGAAGATGAGACAGGGGAAGAAGGTCTCCACCATCTTCATTTTGCCAGGAAACTTGGAGAAGAAACTGCTGTTTTGTTCAGCAAAGCCCTTTTGCCTCATTTCGCCATAATACATCACGGCACAGAGCGCGGCCATCACAGAGGCAGCGATCTGGCGGTAGCAGATATTGCAAGCAAAAAACATGGGGTATATGGTGCAGGCAGCTTGGCACATCATGCTTGCCAGCATAACAAAGGCAGCGGTGAAGTTATCCCAGCAGAAAGGTAATTTTTCATTGAGAGTGGTGAACTCCAGGATGAGAATTAGAAAGgtgaagaagaagcagaagcaccAGGTGAACATGCACCACGCCCAGTAAGGAGACGAGACATATCCAGCACTTGCCACCAGGCTAAAAGCGAGACAACTGAGGATGACTGCTGTTATTCGGATGATACCCACAGGCCAAGTGAGTGCCTTCACATTGACCATGGCTGGACAGGATGAGTCTCTCTGACAACAAGAAATTGCCAACAAACTCAATTTATTCTATTAAGTGTGTCCCTCAACGCAACAAGGCTTTCTGAGATACTGGAACTGCTCCTGTTGTTTCTAAACAAGATACGCGCTGAAGAAATCCATGTAGGCAAGAAACCGGGCAGTTGTGTTCTTTGAAACCAACACTGTGGTGGAGAATATTTAAACAGAGCATCCTGGGCTTACCTGTACAGTTTATGGCCCCCATTTCATGCCGCTGATTGGATACTGgtcatttattcatcattatgttcatcatgttcatcacatgaaacacactggACTCTGATCTCCAACATGCCGATGAAGCAGTGGAGAATTGCTTGAttactcaataaacacacaaagagagcattgtcaaGTTTTTGTCTGGTGCATTGTCAgtacaatgcatcatatttctgagagagagagcacacacCACCTAGGAttaccttttctctctctggtgaGTTGGCACTCAGCCAGTTCTTCCCCTCCCTTGTAAAGACTCAGAAATATCCATGTGGCCTTGAACTCAGTTGATTTATTGTTTCTGGGATGTATGGATAGCTGTCAGGGATTTTACAGAATAAAGATAAATCTATTTCAGGTGCTAAGCAAAAATGAatgtagagacacacacaaagcatgCAAGAAGCTTCAGAATTTCAGATTATATTTTATCACATCAGTGTTTACattgcacaaaaacaaaattaatgtATTATGAAAACAccctttttgtacattttgtaaaaaaGCAACAATGAGTTAAAAAACCTCTAAAATGGATACAGTGTTTGTTCTTCATTCTACAGCCTCTTCTTCTACATCCCTCTTTATCTTTTcttatctttcttttcttctgtacttttttttctttactttcattATGATTTCCACTCCTTTGTCCTTTGTTCTTGTGGAGAGCAGTAATACTTGCACTGCTAATCAATTCTATCATTAAGATAAGCAAACCAGGCTTTGATTCTGATCCTGGCTACTCAATTGCTTTTGTTAGAAGAAGCCTGAACATACAAAAATGTGAACCACCTCCAAACCTGGGAAGTCAAAGTGTACAtagatatttttcattcatcattaaatgtgtttgcacTGCAAATtgactgaaaatataaatgacagGCATGTCTTTTGCCCCCTCTCATTCCCTCTTATAGGGAAACACACCTTTCAGAGCGACAGGGTGCGTCCAACCATCCCTGTTTAACCATTAAAcatattattcattcattactgtTATTCATTACCAAAGTgctgaaacaa contains:
- the LOC137168314 gene encoding myeloid-associated differentiation marker homolog, coding for MVNVKALTWPVGIIRITAVILSCLAFSLVASAGYVSSPYWAWCMFTWCFCFFFTFLILILEFTTLNEKLPFCWDNFTAAFVMLASMMCQAACTIYPMFFACNICYRQIAASVMAALCAVMYYGEMRQKGFAEQNSSFFSKFPGKMKMVETFFPCLIFISLEKDQYFTSPGLQWCVAVYSLCFIFAVLIILITIADLTSIFPFCFDKLVLIYNVSALLLYMSAMVIWPLYTLHKGPINFIYPWLKLVVVTVMTVLNFIAYTLDTAYFIRRIFFVDNQ